CCTTGCCCAACCAAAGAAGTCGTCGTCACTGCGATCATCAAAAATAGGAGAAAGACCATGATCAACTATAAGCAAGTAATCGCCATTGCGCTGGCCTCTGGTCTGGGCATCGCCACCAGCGGTGCCGCTTCTGCTCACGGGATGCATCAAGGCACCCAGGGAGCTGGCGGCATGATGATGGGCGGCGGCCAAGCTGGCATGGGCCCCGGCATGATGATGGGCGGTGGCCAAGGTGGCATGATGCCCTGTCCCCTGATGGGCGGTATGGGAGCCATGGGCGGCGCGGCAGCAATGCTCGACGACGAGCAGCTGAGCACCCTGCGCGAAATGCGCAAGGCACATCGTTCCGCCTACTTTGAGCGGATGGGTGAGATGATGAACCTGCGCGAGGAGATGCTGCTGCTTATGCAGGCTGATCGTCCGGATTCAGAGGAGGTAAAGACACTCCATGGTCAGATGGCTGATCTGCACGGCGAGATGATGGCAGACGAGGTACGCATGCGTAACCAGATGCAGGACCTGCTGACAGACGAGCAGCGAGAGCGGATGCGGCGGGGCAACGCAGCGCAGTAACGCTCCCCTAACGCTCCCCAATTCCTCTGCGCACTCCGCCAGGCGTGGAGCGTTTCTTGATATCGCTCCGGGTTGTGCTGGATAGATATGGTTACTCGCCCGCCTAGCGCAGAATGGCCTCGCGATAACGAGGAAATCGCCATGACCGGTCAGGCCAGACAACCGCATCTCACCCTATGAGGAAGCTTGCTAGCGCTGTTGTTAGCTGTGCTGCTGTTGGTGTCCAGCCTGGCGGCCCAGACGGCCATGCCGACGGCTGCGACGTGGCCCAGGTCAAGGTGCTCAATAACGCCGATCCCGAGTGTGGCGTCTGTGCGGCCATTTCGACAGTAACCCTCGTCATTACCTACTATCAGAATACCCTGGCCGGCATCGGCATCGGCATCGGCATCGGCATCGGCATCGGCATCGGCATCGGCATCCAGGCCGCGGTCGAATTCATCGCCCCGTCCCCGCTCAAACCTCCAAGATCCTGACGCCCACCCTGGTCACACGATGTCCCCAGCATGTCGGCAGTAATATATTATCGTTAGGAGTCACAACATGATGTTGAGCAACGAATGCTTCGCCCTTATGGGCTTGATGGGCTGGCTGATGCCTTTGGCCTTCATGCTGTTTCTGGGCCTCGGCACCGCCGCCTATGCCAAATATGTGATCACGTTCCGTCATTCTCAGGAGAATCGCTCGTGAACCGCCTCGTCCCTTCGCTGTTCTTCTCTGCCGCCTTGTCACTTGGCACCGGCACCGCCCAAGCCGGCTTGCCGGGCCAGGCTATCCTTTATAAGAACCCCCAGTGTGGCTGCTGCGACGAGTATGCCCGCCAGCTTGAGGCGCTTGGCGTCAGGGTTGCCATCGTAGACGACGTACCAATCGGTCAGGTTAAGGAGCGAGCCGGACTTCCCTACGGACTGGGTTCCTGTCACACCATCGAGATGGGCGAGTATGTCATTGAGGGTCACGTGCCCTTCGAGGCAGTGGAGCGGCTCTTCGAGGAGCAACCCGACACAGACGGTATGGGCTTGGCGGGTATGCCCATCGGCACCCCGGGTATGCCAGGGCTCAAGCAGGAAGAGTGGGATATCTACCAGTTCCGTGACGGTGAGGCACAACCCTTCGTGACATTGTGACTGCTTGAGTCGATGCATCGACGGTCCGGATGCACGAGCACCCGGACCATATTCATCTTTCAAACGACTATTTGTTATGCGCTAGGCATGGCCGACGTTGCCAGCCAGTATGGGTCGAGTTTCACATCCAATGACGAAGCGCCAAAAAATGAAAGCGACC
Above is a window of Halomonas sp. I5-271120 DNA encoding:
- a CDS encoding Spy/CpxP family protein refolding chaperone, encoding MINYKQVIAIALASGLGIATSGAASAHGMHQGTQGAGGMMMGGGQAGMGPGMMMGGGQGGMMPCPLMGGMGAMGGAAAMLDDEQLSTLREMRKAHRSAYFERMGEMMNLREEMLLLMQADRPDSEEVKTLHGQMADLHGEMMADEVRMRNQMQDLLTDEQRERMRRGNAAQ
- a CDS encoding DUF411 domain-containing protein, which codes for MNRLVPSLFFSAALSLGTGTAQAGLPGQAILYKNPQCGCCDEYARQLEALGVRVAIVDDVPIGQVKERAGLPYGLGSCHTIEMGEYVIEGHVPFEAVERLFEEQPDTDGMGLAGMPIGTPGMPGLKQEEWDIYQFRDGEAQPFVTL